The genomic region CGCAGTTTCCCGATCCTTCGAGATCGTCAACAAGCGCGGCCTTCATGCCCGCGCCTCGGCCAAGTTCGTGCAGCTGGTCGATGGCTACAATGCACATGTCCGCGTGAGCAAGGACGGCATGACCGTGGGCGGCACCTCGATCATGGGCCTGATGATGCTTGCCGCATCGCCCGGCTGCTGCATTGATGTGCGCGCTTCCGGCGAGCAGGCCGATGCCGTGCTCGACGCGCTCCAGACGCTCATTGCCGACAAGTTCGGCGAAGAATGCTGAAGCACGAAACCGCTCCCGCCGTGGAAAATCTCCACGATCCGGTGGCCGTTTTCGATGCAGGGATCGGTAGTTACGCGCTGGTTGAACTGATAAGGCGCAGCCAGCCGCAGCGCGACATCATCTATTTTGCCGACCGGGCGAGTTTTCCTTATGGCGCCAAAAGCCGCGATCAGCTGCTTTCGATCATGCGTCATACGATCCGCTATCTGACCGGCCTTGGCGCGCAAACCATCGTGCTTGCTTCCAATGCGCCCTCGGTCATGGTTCTCGACGCCCTGAAAAGCGAATTTGCCGTGCCGGTCTACGGTGTTGCGCCGCCG from Brucella intermedia LMG 3301 harbors:
- a CDS encoding HPr family phosphocarrier protein; this encodes MHSSVPVTGQYEPETAVSRSFEIVNKRGLHARASAKFVQLVDGYNAHVRVSKDGMTVGGTSIMGLMMLAASPGCCIDVRASGEQADAVLDALQTLIADKFGEEC